The Chitinophaga caeni genome segment ATTAAAGGCGGCCATGGCCACTTATCTAATCACCAAGCATTAGAACTATTCCTACAGCACCGGCCCGAACATTTAAACCTCCTTTTACTTTCACACCTGTCGAAAGATAATAACAACCCGCAATTGGTACAGTCGATGTTCGAGAAAGTTTGCGGTGGAACTAAAATCGTCGTGGCCTCGCGTTACGAGGCCAGCCCGGTCTTCAAAGTTATTCCCAGCGCTAGTTTCAGCGCATCGGAACAGTTGAAATTATTTTAACGCTAGTGGTATATAACATTCTATACTATTTCCCTTGATATAACCTTTGATAAAGCACTACATATTTTATATGCAGCGATGCAAGTCCTTGTATTACAGAAGGAGGATATCTACCCGGTGCGCTTGAACGATCTCCTGTTCCGCTGCCCAGGAAAAAATAGTAAAATATCCATCTTGCGAAGCAACCAAGGCGATAGCATCCCTTTGATCATGAATAAATTGCGCTGCCGACAGGTGCCGGGTTCCCCCGATGTTAGAGGGGCTTACATACTTCGGTCTGCCGCCGATTATCGGTTCTATCATCATAACACTTTCTACTTGCGTAGCGCCTTTAGCCCGCGCAATCTTAGCGCCGAAACCCAACAGTTCATGCTCGGTATTGATGATAGTGGCACCATCTACGGCCGTTAAGCCCGTTATGTTTCCAACTTCCCTTCGCAGCGCGTTCTGCCAGAAAATTTCGCTGGCATTGCTATCGTCTAACCTGGCCAGATCTGCTACGCCGCTAAAGGAGGGAGATATACCGTATTGCATCGGGTGGATGATTGAAGAGCGCCACTTTTCTTCCCGGGCGGGCACAACCAATAAAATTCCACCCCTGCCGTGCGCCCTCATGGAAACCGCGATCTGGATCAAGATATTAACAGGATTGTTCCAAACGGCTGAAGTTTCCAAGCCCAACAAAGCCTTGATAATACCGGGAGTTTCCGTAAACGTAGAGCAGGATTCATCGACAACCTTCACCTGGTCGCCCTTCAAAACCGCCACGTTGGTAAATTTAGCCAACCCGAGGATCCTCCTATGTTTGACTACCAATAAACCCGGTTCGGGTACATCCAACACGAAACAGTAGTTGGGCAAACGGATCGTTGTTCCCCATATATATAAACCATCTTCATCATACCAGATGCCCACATGAATACCGGCCCCTTCTACCCCGGGCGCCAATTTTGTCAGTACATCGGGGCTGAAAGCCAGTTTATGGGCAAATTGCAGC includes the following:
- a CDS encoding putative sensor domain DACNV-containing protein, which encodes MEKKFTATYQAAANVADKIAFHFSKHIAVAKAEEETDIAEAPSTEMVQKMIDIAFWTSLRREEGVAPRISLAFLSPEQVSKPLQFAHKLAFSPDVLTKLAPGVEGAGIHVGIWYDEDGLYIWGTTIRLPNYCFVLDVPEPGLLVVKHRRILGLAKFTNVAVLKGDQVKVVDESCSTFTETPGIIKALLGLETSAVWNNPVNILIQIAVSMRAHGRGGILLVVPAREEKWRSSIIHPMQYGISPSFSGVADLARLDDSNASEIFWQNALRREVGNITGLTAVDGATIINTEHELLGFGAKIARAKGATQVESVMMIEPIIGGRPKYVSPSNIGGTRHLSAAQFIHDQRDAIALVASQDGYFTIFSWAAEQEIVQAHRVDILLL